The proteins below come from a single Oncorhynchus gorbuscha isolate QuinsamMale2020 ecotype Even-year linkage group LG12, OgorEven_v1.0, whole genome shotgun sequence genomic window:
- the LOC123991405 gene encoding zinc finger homeobox protein 4-like isoform X4 translates to MPDWKPIICGEKSGETVSSESNEAAPKQGVSGVDGDTDVRHDADAPSLQLELLEASSASLSDPCHNNENADGPQHNSDSRHTLIGSGDKDKEMDNKEAEGARDLEGGGVVFETHQERDQSTETPDNNEESKGTHCVMAEGDDSPPFKCNACLEAFPTRTALSVHYNSASHVQRMRTGSLKQGGENGTPAAPSVPFLSRPYLSNKPYQCTVCRVSYNHAITLESHLKSVLHQTRSRNAGISANSAGGNSGRTNMATNLVVTSGGSAAQLVSTPSSNCVTPASLAAAAMTNKDGDAIQTQPSPSLLSSPVTSAQAVSAFLTLLTSSPSSISHSLLPSLLPSLFAAGASPATASPQLITQTQMLIPFILNGLQTQSQRLNPELLTQSIPLLGLNAAQQAILAQRLSSLQNQWPAVGLQAISQACSEDSQTNKSKVKQDTNEATAEEKGSLKAEKEDSWSMECGDGEREICEEDGKGYAQEHLGALVGKNNRAESCMIDGDIEMKESTTESGNSAGHVGPDEKVGDNDKCSDRSPSVTSNSSLSPTTLNLLLSPDSTPQKSEVGTSPYASVCSPESSPSKRTLNSPDSTRRHAHFRARHFSGPPILSEFQIQVMRAFLESRSEADAASPPRDDCESLGREVGLTEVEVREWLTDARRAKERQIAGGTERVSSIAGYGKKYKALENDEEEGCLTIDETEGGVSDEASGSHAMDLSNSGGRKEMGRESQGDSCLTSDNEEFYTSVIVSDEDSLSGSMREGPGSPAKEEALVELSGDKGSGGKVLRSTTVFLSDAEDDDDAEEAAAQRAKRRKRKRELEREEVEVKKERLDPDVDLQLEAQADPPSHLPVTIDHQRLPSGILHSLPLSLSLTPFSNQFHSPYVLSLPPSVVGLGVAEGDGGKVPAFPNPPNITRFSDPLITSSLSSHTHTSHYMSNGGDCEAALDLSIGKSNSSTSLTGDKTSAQKGRLLDGLGLRPTAFGAPGEGRLIVVEVKPEQATSNSGGFVSGNNMAKASTVYMREKEERDQKGRPKARRYRDMRRSRTIIQAEQLNVLYGCYFKDPNPGKHEFEQISEWVHLPKKVVQIWFQNMRARERKGEVRFISDGTLAAVGKPLIKFTWPLSQPIFSSTPKSNSNSSVSTVANPVRAIPKMEVKKEENVKKTVPNRPKEVASSVSSMSHSVSAVPKTKMELTNNVTMVKIAPKSIAPALPVVHKETRPPPPRPLPKHAPEEEVGEDDEEVDDRNQAKPLARPGSTNRMVPKLPSTPISKSPAATSQKQNGLNYWSAKGPFKINTLSREQLGLSAPRTFTAVGAAAAPTAITISATSSAPAAATASAPASAATATTTPTTTTTASASNQTTVSIVTIAKTSPSESNFLHHSTTRRPRTHLSCLQLSILQSCYETCAHPNAMECEAVGTELGLPLKVVQIWFQNTRAKEKRWRLQQEKLSPVSSDPSKTIDMSSGSYLQYNALRAHRPILPKPVQLTVLEPSSPPAGGQPAGRETLRGKCQACNTGFESRAAARSHVFSLRHLATLRTTNFGQPATIINNKSDSGSISVSASGSCVEDPSASPPLPSSTS, encoded by the exons ATGCCCGATTGGAAGCCCATAATCTGTGGG GAGAAGTCTGGAGAGACGGTGAGCAGTGAAAGCAACGAG GCTGCTCCCAAACAGGGGGTGAGTGGAGTGGACGGGGACACCGATGTTCGGCATGACGCAG ATGCTCCGTCATTACAGCTGGAGCTTTTAGAAGCCTCCTCCGCCTCCCTCTCAGACCCGTGTCATAATAATGAGAACGCTGACGGACCCCAACATAATTCCGACAGTAGGCACACTCTCATTGGGTCTGGAGACAAAGATAAAGAGATGGATAATAAGGAGGCCGAGGGAGCTAGAGACCTGGAGGGAGGTGGAGTTGTCTTTGAGACGCATCAGGAGAGAGATCAGTCCACAGAAACACCTGACAACAATGAAGAGTCAAAGGGTACACATTGTGTAATGGCTGAAGGCGATGACAGTCCTCCATTCAAGTGTAATGCGTGCTTAGAGGCTTTTCCTACCAGGACCGCATTAAGTGTTCACTACAACTCTGCATCCCATGTGCAACGGATGAGAACCGGATCCCTAAAACAGGGTGGTGAAAATGGGACCCCAGCCGCTCCCTCAGTCCCTTTTCTGTCTCGGCCATATCTATCAAACAAGCCCTACCAGTGCACTGTGTGTCGAGTCTCTTACAACCATGCCATCACCCTGGAGAGTCATTTGAAATCTGTTTTGCACCAAACTCGTAGCAGAAATGCAGGAATCTCTGCCAACAGTGCAGGTGGAAATTCAGGAAGGACCAATATGGCTACTAACTTAGTTGTTACGTCTGGGGGCAGTGCTGCACAGTTGGTTAGCACCCCCAGCAGCAATTGTGTCACCCCGGCAAGCCTGGCTGCTGCAGCAATGACTAACAAAGATGGAGATGCAATTCAAACCCAGCCGTCTCCCTCACTGCTTTCCTCCCCTGTGACCTCTGCTCAGGCAGTCTCTGCTTTTCTCACCCTCCTCACGTCCAGCCCAAGCTCtatctcacactccctcctcccctccctcctcccctctctgtttgcGGCTGGTGCATCCCCTGCCACGGCCTCACCTCAGCTCATAACCCAGACTCAGATGCTCATCCCCTTTATCCTGAATGGGCTCCAAACACAAAGCCAGAGACTAAACCCAGAGCTTCTGACCCAGTCAATACCCCTACTAGGTCTCAATGCTGCCCAGCAAGCTATCCTGGCCCAAAGACTCAGTAGCTTACAGAACCAGTGGCCAGCTGTCGGTCTCCAAGCAATCTCACAAGCCTGTTCAGAAGACAGCCAAACAAACAAGAGCAAAGTGAAGCAAGACACAAACGAGGCGACAGCTGAGGAGAAAGGATCACTTAAGGCTGAGAAGGAGGACAGTTGGTCCATGGAATGTggtgatggagaaagagagatttgTGAGGAGGATGGTAAGGGATATGCACAAGAGCATCTCGGCGCCTTAGTAGGCAAAAATAACAGGGCTGAGTCATGTATGATAGATGGAGATATTGAAATGAAAGAGAGCACAACAGAGAGCGGGAACTCAGCAGGTCACGTGGGGCCAGATGAGAAAGTGGGGGACAATGACAAGTGTAGTGACCGCTCACCGTCTGTTACCAGCAACTCAAGCCTAAGTCCTACCACTTTAAACCTTTTGCTTAGCCCTGATTCTACCCCTCAAAAATCTGAAGTTGGCACAAGCCCTTATGCCTCTGTCTGCTCCCCGGAATCTAGCCCATCTAAACGCACCTTAAATTCCCCCGATTCAACTCGTCGCCATGCTCATTTCAGGGCTCGCCACTTCTCAGGCCCCCCGATACTGTCAGAGTTCCAGATACAGGTTATGCGTGCGTTTCTGGAGTCGCGAAGCGAGGCTGATGCGGCCAGTCCTCCCCGTGACGACTGCGAGTCGTTGGGCAGGGAGGTGGGGCTCACCGAGGTGGAGGTACGCGAGTGGCTCACCGATGCCCGACGAGCCAAAGAGCGGCAGATAGCTGGGGGAACAGAGCGCGTGAGCAGCATTGCAGGCTATGGTAAAAAATACAAGGCTCTTGAGAACGACGAGGAGGAAGGTTGTCTTACGATAGATGAGACCGAGGGTGGGGTCAGCGACGAGGCCTCTGGCAGTCACGCGATGGATTTGTCAAATAGTGGAGGgcgtaaagagatggggagggagagccAAGGGGACTCGTGTCTGACCTCAGACAATGAAGAATTCTACACCTCTGTCATTGTGAGTGATGAGGACAGCCTGAGTGGCTCCATGAGGGAGGGGCCAGGCAGCCCTGCTAAAGAGGAGGCTCTGGTAGAACTGTCAGGAGACAAGGGTTCAGGAGGAAAGGTGTTGCGCTCCACCACTGTGTTCCTCTCAGACGCTGAGGATGACGATGATGCCGAGGAGGCCGCAGCTCAGAGAgcaaagagaagaaagagaaagagggagttggagcgggaggaggtagaggtTAAGAAGGAGAGACTAGACCCCGACGTGGATTTACAACTAGAGGCGCAAGCTGATCCTCCTTCCCACCTTCCCGTCACCATTGACCATCAACGGCTTCCAAGTGGCATTctacactccctccctctgtctctgtccctcactcCATTCTCTAATCAGTTCCATAGCccttatgttctctctctccctccatcagtggtTGGGCTCGGAGTTGCAGAAGGAGATGGAGGCAAAGTACCTGCCTTTCCAAACCCCCCTAACATCACCCGGTTCTCTGACCCTCTCATTacatcatccctctcctcccataccCACACCTCCCACTACATGTCTAATGGAGGAGACTGTGAGGCTGCTTTAGATCTCAGCATTGGGAAAAGCAACAGCTCAACATCTCTCACGGGTGACAAGACTTCAGCACAAAAGGGCCGTCTGCTTGATGGACTCGGTCTAAGGCCCACAGCTTTTGGGGCACCTGGGGAAGGGAGACTCATTGTGGTCGAGGTCAAACCTGAGCAAGCGACTTCCAACAGCGGTGGCTTTGTCAGTGGGAATAACATGGCCAAGGCCAGCACTGTctacatgagagagaaagaggagagggaccaGAAAGGCAGGCCCAAAGCACGGCGGTACCGCGACATGAGACGTTCCAGGACTATCATCCAGGCTGAGCAGCTAAATGTGCTTTATGGCTGCTATTTCAAAGACCCAAATCCTGGGAAACACGAGTTTGAGCAGATATCAGAGTGGGTCCATCTCCCAAAGAAAGTTGTACAGATTTGGTTCCAGAACATGCGGGCTAGGGAGCGCAAGGGTGAGGTTCGCTTCATCAGTGACGGCACGCTGGCAGCAGTGGGCAAACCACTCATCAAGTTCACCTGGCCACTGTCACAACCTATCTTCTCCAGCACCCCTAAATCAAACTCCAACAGCAGCGTCTCAACTGTAGCCAATCCAGTACGGGCCATCCCAAAGATGGAGGTGAAGAAGgaggaaaatgtaaaaaaaacagtTCCAAACAGGCCCAAGGAGGTGGCCTCTTCTGTTTCCTCCATGAGCCACAGTGTGTCTGCAGTGCCAAAGACCAAAATGGAGTTGACGAACAATGTCACAATGGTCAAAATCGCCCCCAAAAGCATCGCTCCAGCTCTCCCTGTCGTCCACAAGGAAACCCGACCTCCCCCTCCTCGCCCCCTTCCCAAACATGCGCCTGAAGAGGAAGTTGGGGAAGATGATGAGGAAGTGGATGATCGTAACCAAGCGAAGCCACTCGCCAGGCCTGGATCCACCAACCGCATGGTGCCAAAACTGCCCTCGACGCCAATTAGCAAGTCTCCTGCTGCGACGTCACAAAAGCAAAATGGGCTCAATTACTGGTCGGCCAAGGGCCCCTTTAAGATCAACACACTGTCTAGGGAACAGTTGGGTCTGTCAGCACCCCGTACCTTCACAGCTGTCGGTGCAGCTGCTGCCCCCACTGCCATCACCATTTCTGCCACGTcctctgctcctgctgctgccacGGCCTCCGCTCCCGCCTCTGCTGCCACGGCAactaccacccccaccaccaccacaacagcaAGCGCAAGTAATCAAACCACAGTCAGCATTGTCACCATCGCTAAGACCTCTCCATCGGAGAGCAACTTCCTGCACCACTCCACCACCCGCAGGCCACGCACACACCTGTCCTGTCTGCAGCTGTCCATCCTGCAGTCATGCTATGAGACGTGCGCCCACCCTAACGCCATGGAGTGTGAGGCGGTAGGGACGGAGCTGGGGCTGCCGCTCAAGGTGGTCCAGATCTGGTTCCAGAATACCCGCGCCAAGGAGAAACGATGGAGGCTGCAGCAGGAGAAACTG TCTCCTGTGTCGTCAGATCCCTCCAAGACGATTGACATGAGCTCGGGCAGCTACCTGCAGTACAACGCTCTGCGAGCCCACCGTCCCATCCTTCCCAAACCGGTTCAGCTGACCGTCCTGGAGCCCTCTTCTCCCCCAGCCGGGGGCCAGCCTGCAGGCCGAGAGACGCTGAGAGGCAAGTGCCAGGCCTGCAACACAGGCTTTGAGTCCAGAGCAGCAGCAAGATCCCATGTCTTCTCCCTTCGACATTTAGCCACTCTGAGAACCACTAACTTTGGCCAGCCAGCGACCATCATCAACAATAAATCTGACAGCGGGTCTATTTCTGTTTCCGCCTCCGGGTCTTGTGTGGAGGACCCTTCAGCTTCCCCACCCTTACCCAGCAGCACCAGCTAA